Proteins encoded within one genomic window of Rhinoderma darwinii isolate aRhiDar2 chromosome 5, aRhiDar2.hap1, whole genome shotgun sequence:
- the RPP40 gene encoding ribonuclease P protein subunit p40 isoform X2: MSCGSRPFLACPRHLLVCEKSSFLQEKSRHSTHVETHYYNYCVSILLPECALLPEKLKHIIEGMGTYYLVKNLPLHEFLTEEFNDRFLKKGLFYALSYNTRIDQDNVAAVLPTVVTIDLTDSAMSPDGKKFQRVRWALTEKKPLNFDFLFTWDNTEEPSILSYFSKYVVKECQFKINSGVSRELNCPVLKSDELHGKEEESCSATEFFEWLGAISNNIDWENESSSFISSFCCPEPNILIEQAHLCTITGFITPAKIQKLVKQLREYFNEPKLSQWVSLMVHGFADSPVSWRESEHGFFKGGENLYCFVIFNNEDYWLQMAVGTNDGCPP; encoded by the exons ATGTCGTGTGGTTCCCGCCCCTTCCTC GCATGTCCTCGGCATCTGCTGGTGTGTGAGAAGTCCAGCTTCCTGCAGGAGAAGTCCCGGCACAGCACACACGTGGAGACACACTACTACAACTACTGT GTATCTATTTTGTTACCTGAATGTGCACTTCTCCCAGAAAAACTAAAGCATATCATTGAAGGTATGGGGACCTACTATTTGGTGAAGAACTTGCCCCTGCATGAATTTCTAACAGAGGAATTTAATGACCGGTTTTTAAAGAAAG gtttgTTTTATGCACTTTCATATAACACAAGAATTGACCAAGATAACGTTGCTGCAGTACTACCAACAG TTGTTACAATTGATCTCACCGACAGTGCCATGTCCCCTGATGGCAAAAAGTTCCAGCGTGTGAGGTGGGCCTTGACTGAGAAAAAACCTCTGAATTTTGATTTCCTATTTACTTGGGATAATACAG aagAACCATCCATACTCTcctatttttctaaatatgttgtTAAGGAATGTCAATTTAAAATAAATTCTGGAGTTTCAAGGGAACTGAACTGTCCTGTGTTGAAGAGTGATGAGCTGCATGGTAAAGAAGAAGAGTCATGCAGTGCAACGGAGTTTTTTGAATGGCTTGGTGCCATCAGCAATAATATTGACTG GGAAAATGAGTCTTCTAGCTTCATATCAAGTTTTTGCTGTCCAGAACCAAACATTTTAATTGAACAAGCACATTTATGTACAATTACTGGATTCATAACGCCAGCGAAAATCCAGAAGTTGGTGAAGCAGCTTCG tgaatatttTAATGAACCAAAGTTGAGTCAATGGGTATCGCTCATGGTACATGGTTTTGCAGACAGTCCTGTATCTTGGAGGGAAAGCGAACATGGCTTCTTCAAAGGTGGTGAaaatttgtactgttttgtcatcTTCAATAATGAGGACTATTGGCTGCAAATGGCTGTTGGAACAAATGATGGCTGCCCTCCATAA
- the RPP40 gene encoding ribonuclease P protein subunit p40 isoform X1 — MSCGSRPFLACPRHLLVCEKSSFLQEKSRHSTHVETHYYNYCVSILLPECALLPEKLKHIIEGMGTYYLVKNLPLHEFLTEEFNDRFLKKGLFYALSYNTRIDQDNVAAVLPTGKLIVSVNKDTYEELGLQGKPSLYSGKNPMRYIVTIDLTDSAMSPDGKKFQRVRWALTEKKPLNFDFLFTWDNTEEPSILSYFSKYVVKECQFKINSGVSRELNCPVLKSDELHGKEEESCSATEFFEWLGAISNNIDWENESSSFISSFCCPEPNILIEQAHLCTITGFITPAKIQKLVKQLREYFNEPKLSQWVSLMVHGFADSPVSWRESEHGFFKGGENLYCFVIFNNEDYWLQMAVGTNDGCPP; from the exons ATGTCGTGTGGTTCCCGCCCCTTCCTC GCATGTCCTCGGCATCTGCTGGTGTGTGAGAAGTCCAGCTTCCTGCAGGAGAAGTCCCGGCACAGCACACACGTGGAGACACACTACTACAACTACTGT GTATCTATTTTGTTACCTGAATGTGCACTTCTCCCAGAAAAACTAAAGCATATCATTGAAGGTATGGGGACCTACTATTTGGTGAAGAACTTGCCCCTGCATGAATTTCTAACAGAGGAATTTAATGACCGGTTTTTAAAGAAAG gtttgTTTTATGCACTTTCATATAACACAAGAATTGACCAAGATAACGTTGCTGCAGTACTACCAACAG GAAAACTGATTGTATCTGTAAATAAAGACACCTATGAGGAGTTAGGTCTGCAGGGCAAGCCCTCCCTATATTCCGGGAAGAATCCTATGCGATATA TTGTTACAATTGATCTCACCGACAGTGCCATGTCCCCTGATGGCAAAAAGTTCCAGCGTGTGAGGTGGGCCTTGACTGAGAAAAAACCTCTGAATTTTGATTTCCTATTTACTTGGGATAATACAG aagAACCATCCATACTCTcctatttttctaaatatgttgtTAAGGAATGTCAATTTAAAATAAATTCTGGAGTTTCAAGGGAACTGAACTGTCCTGTGTTGAAGAGTGATGAGCTGCATGGTAAAGAAGAAGAGTCATGCAGTGCAACGGAGTTTTTTGAATGGCTTGGTGCCATCAGCAATAATATTGACTG GGAAAATGAGTCTTCTAGCTTCATATCAAGTTTTTGCTGTCCAGAACCAAACATTTTAATTGAACAAGCACATTTATGTACAATTACTGGATTCATAACGCCAGCGAAAATCCAGAAGTTGGTGAAGCAGCTTCG tgaatatttTAATGAACCAAAGTTGAGTCAATGGGTATCGCTCATGGTACATGGTTTTGCAGACAGTCCTGTATCTTGGAGGGAAAGCGAACATGGCTTCTTCAAAGGTGGTGAaaatttgtactgttttgtcatcTTCAATAATGAGGACTATTGGCTGCAAATGGCTGTTGGAACAAATGATGGCTGCCCTCCATAA